The proteins below come from a single Amphiura filiformis chromosome 15, Afil_fr2py, whole genome shotgun sequence genomic window:
- the LOC140170932 gene encoding tereporin-Ca1-like — MASLLLGIISSIAAPVAAVTSTVATIREMGYSVCLGIEIENWTKYPLTEPIIRRCKGYVNSPPSRIPPGKNTTMEVRKTGFIWAGSYGTVSWKVATGDPKADRRVVVMWGMPYNHNHYSNTLAVGLTNPGETKHREDNDWLNLMLYDKKPKDKVIKKKSEASTGPVNFDYQRGEYYFSTEEIEEGDDKFEVVGYMGSTHQTDAKIIFRPKFTNPNVSTASTQLLNKDHKSLEDYKVILADYAPRIRKGVLEWAESEMEK, encoded by the coding sequence ATGGCCTCGCTGCTACTAGGTATAATATCGTCTATCGCTGCCCCGGTCGCTGCAGTCACTAGCACTGTCGCAACCATTAGGGAAATGGGTTATAGTGTCTGCTTAGGTATCGAGATTGAAAACTGGACAAAATATCCATTAACCGAACCAATAATAAGAAGGTGTAAAGGATATGTAAATTCACCACCCTCGAGAATTCCTCCGGGAAAAAACACAACTATGGAGGTTCGTAAAACTGGATTTATTTGGGCTGGATCTTATGGTACAGTGTCTTGGAAAGTGGCGACAGGTGATCCTAAGGCTGATCGCCGCGTGGTAGTTATGTGGGGCATGCCGTATAACCACAACCATTATTCTAACACACTCGCAGTAGGACTGACTAACCCAGGAGAAACAAAACACCGAGAAGACAACGACTGGCTCAATCTGATGCTTTATGATAAAAAGCCCAAAGATAAGGTGATTAAAAAGAAGTCGGAAGCTTCAACCGGACCAGTCAATTTTGATTATCAACGCGGCGAGTATTACTTTAGTACAGAAGAAATCGAGGAAGGCGATGACAAGTTTGAAGTGGTTGGATATATGGGGAGCACTCACCAAACAGACGCAAAAATAATTTTTCGTCCGAAATTTACAAATCCAAATGTTTCAACTGCTAGTACCCAGTTGCTCAACAAAGATCACAAATCCCTGGAGGATTATAAAGTCATCTTAGCAGATTATGCGCCCCGTATAAGGAAAGGAGTTTTAGAGTGGGCAGAATCAGAGATGGAGAAATAG
- the LOC140170934 gene encoding tereporin-Ca1-like, with product MAAVEQVEVLGFIEDAADTLLAVTGAVGTIREMGYSVCLGIEVKNLTKFHLTEPITRTYRGYVNSPPPGIPPGTKGTMAVRKTGIVWAGSYGTVSWKVATGDPQADRRVVVMWGMPYNHNHTYNELAVGLTNPGETKHREGNVWLNLMRKDKEPPTESNAEDRAVAMSSLSESTKPLSYKRGAYYSNMEEIVQDDDKFEVIGYMGSSHQTDANIIFRPKLTNEKVSPAYTREERDKTQRLNKDRKSLKVILADYAPCIKKYVLERAES from the coding sequence ATGGCTGCAGTGGAGCAGGTGGAGGTACTTGGTTTCATAGAAGATGCAGCTGATACACTATTAGCAGTCACTGGCGCTGTCGGCACCATTAGAGAAATGGGTTATAGTGTCTGCTTAGGCATCGAggttaaaaatttgacaaaatttcattTAACCGAACCAATAACAAGAACATATAGAGGATATGTAAATTCACCACCACCGGGGATTCCTCCAGGAACCAAAGGAACTATGGCGGTTCGCAAAACTGGAATTGTTTGGGCTGGATCTTATGGTACAGTGTCTTGGAAAGTGGCGACAGGTGATCCTCAGGCTGATCGCCGCGTGGTAGTTATGTGGGGCATGCCGTATAACCACAACCATACTTATAACGAACTCGCAGTTGGACTGACTAACCCAGGAGAAACAAAACACCGAGAAGGCAACGTCTGGCTCAACCTGATGCGGAAAGATAAAGAGCCCCCGACAGAGTCCAATGCTGAGGATCGGGCGGTTGCTATGAGCAGCTTAAGTGAATCAACCAAACCATTATCTTATAAACGCGGTGCGTACTACTCTAATATGGAAGAAATCGTGCAAGATGATGACAAATTCGAAGTGATTGGATACATGGGAAGCAGTCACCAAACAGACGCAAACATTATTTTTCGTCCGAAATTAACAAATGAAAAGGTGTCACCTGCTTATACCagggaagaaagagataagaccCAGAGGCTCAACAAAGATCGCAAATCCCTGAAGGTCATCTTAGCGGATTATGCGCCTTGTATAAAGAAATATGTTTTAGAGCGGGCAGAATCATAG